One genomic segment of Rhizobium viscosum includes these proteins:
- a CDS encoding cyclic nucleotide-binding domain-containing protein produces MSLSDDIHLLAQLPLFKDMNDDQLRLIAFGADRRVIAAGQMLFRQGSPAESAYVITSGSLELSVTGSDGMARTEAIAGPGTLISELALITLVERKFTAIAREDTGIIRITRALFLRLIEEYPSAARIMENRIRDSIADLAAQAASQFHRFS; encoded by the coding sequence ATGTCTCTTTCCGACGATATCCATCTGCTGGCGCAGCTTCCACTCTTCAAGGACATGAACGACGACCAGTTGCGCCTGATTGCCTTCGGCGCAGACCGTCGCGTGATTGCGGCCGGGCAGATGCTGTTCCGTCAGGGCTCGCCCGCCGAAAGCGCCTATGTGATCACCAGCGGCAGTCTCGAGCTCAGCGTGACGGGCTCGGATGGTATGGCGCGGACGGAAGCCATCGCTGGCCCCGGTACATTGATTTCGGAGCTGGCCCTCATAACGCTGGTGGAGCGCAAGTTCACGGCAATTGCCCGCGAAGACACCGGCATCATCCGCATTACGCGCGCGCTGTTCCTTCGACTGATCGAGGAGTATCCATCGGCGGCGCGCATTATGGAAAACCGTATCCGCGACAGCATTGCCGATCTCGCGGCACAGGCCGCAAGCCAGTTTCACCGTTTCAGCTGA
- a CDS encoding response regulator transcription factor yields the protein MTARTILLVDDDDDLRQTLTEQLSLYEEFTVLQEATAGKGVQAARSNPVDLLIMDVGLPDMDGREAVKLLRKGGFKAPIIMLTGHDTDSDTILGLEAGANDYVTKPFRFAVLLARIRVQLRQHEQSEDATFTVGPYLFKPSQKLLTTDNGQKIRLTEKEAAIIRYLYRAEQKVVTRDVLLEEVWGYNSGVTTHTLETHVYRLRQKIERDPSNAEILVTENGGYKIIP from the coding sequence ATGACCGCACGCACCATTCTTCTGGTGGATGACGACGACGACCTTCGCCAGACACTGACGGAGCAATTGTCGTTGTATGAGGAATTCACGGTTCTGCAGGAAGCGACCGCGGGCAAGGGCGTCCAGGCCGCCCGTTCCAATCCGGTCGATCTGCTGATCATGGACGTCGGTCTGCCCGATATGGACGGCCGCGAGGCGGTAAAGCTGCTGCGCAAGGGCGGCTTCAAGGCGCCGATCATCATGCTGACCGGTCATGACACGGATTCGGACACGATCCTTGGCCTTGAGGCCGGCGCCAACGACTATGTGACAAAACCTTTCCGCTTCGCCGTGCTTTTGGCGCGCATCCGCGTACAGCTTCGCCAGCACGAGCAGAGCGAAGATGCCACTTTCACTGTCGGCCCCTATCTCTTCAAGCCGAGCCAGAAGCTGCTGACCACAGACAACGGCCAGAAGATCCGCCTGACGGAAAAGGAGGCGGCGATCATCCGCTACCTCTACCGCGCCGAACAGAAGGTCGTGACCCGCGATGTGCTCCTGGAAGAAGTTTGGGGCTACAATTCCGGCGTCACCACACACACGCTGGAAACCCACGTTTACCGTCTACGCCAGAAGATCGAGCGGGACCCGTCCAACGCCGAGATCCTCGTGACGGAGAACGGCGGCTACAAGATCATCCCGTAG
- a CDS encoding L,D-transpeptidase family protein, whose product MEKARRRRNGQPSTLVVRAAPGKPNRAIVRFGPLILPAAIGRSGRTVIKREGDGATPIAAMRLLYGFRRGERNGHLPTALPIKRIRPEMLWCDQPADANYNRPVKAPFKPSHEEMKRKDGLYDICLVLDWNVTSRARNRGSAIFFHLIRPGYEPTAGCVAISARDMRRILPHLRKGTILRVL is encoded by the coding sequence ATGGAAAAAGCAAGGCGAAGGCGAAATGGGCAGCCCTCAACCCTCGTGGTGCGTGCAGCGCCGGGCAAGCCAAACAGAGCCATCGTCCGTTTTGGCCCGCTCATCTTGCCCGCCGCGATCGGCCGTAGCGGCCGGACCGTGATCAAGCGGGAAGGCGACGGGGCGACGCCGATTGCTGCCATGCGGCTGCTCTACGGTTTCCGGCGCGGCGAACGAAACGGCCATCTCCCTACAGCGCTGCCCATCAAGCGCATCCGGCCCGAAATGCTGTGGTGCGATCAGCCTGCCGATGCGAATTACAACAGGCCGGTCAAGGCGCCGTTCAAACCGAGCCATGAGGAGATGAAACGGAAGGACGGGCTTTACGATATCTGCCTGGTGCTCGACTGGAACGTGACCTCTCGGGCGCGCAATCGCGGCTCAGCGATCTTTTTCCATCTCATCCGGCCAGGATACGAGCCGACCGCCGGCTGTGTTGCGATCAGTGCCCGCGACATGCGCCGCATCCTGCCTCACCTCAGAAAGGGAACGATCCTCCGCGTTCTCTGA
- a CDS encoding aldo/keto reductase — MTTQPIITFHDGHSIPQVGLGVWQTPQDIAAPTVRTALAAGYRHIDTASGYDNEEGVGEGIRSSGIDRKDIFVTTKLRNTDQGYDNALRAFEVSLKKLGSDYIDLYLIHWPSPHRGLYRETWKAFVRLREEGRVRSIGVSNFYPDHLDHIVGDTGVVPVINQIELHPDFQQKAAQEAHKKLNIVTESWSPLGQGRFISNPVIGQIAAKHGKAPAQVIIRWHIDTGLVVIPKSVTPSRIEENFNVFDFKLDGEDMAAIAKLDSAGARMGPDPYTATF, encoded by the coding sequence GTGACCACTCAGCCCATCATTACTTTCCACGACGGACATTCCATTCCCCAGGTCGGTCTCGGCGTCTGGCAGACGCCGCAAGATATCGCGGCTCCGACCGTGCGCACTGCACTTGCCGCCGGCTATCGCCACATCGATACGGCGTCCGGTTATGACAACGAAGAGGGCGTCGGCGAAGGCATCCGCTCCTCCGGCATCGACCGCAAGGATATCTTTGTCACCACGAAACTGCGCAATACCGACCAGGGCTATGACAATGCATTGCGTGCCTTCGAGGTCAGCCTGAAGAAGCTCGGCAGCGACTATATCGATCTCTATCTCATTCACTGGCCGTCGCCGCATCGCGGGCTTTACCGCGAAACCTGGAAGGCTTTCGTGCGCTTGAGGGAAGAAGGCCGCGTCCGCTCCATCGGCGTGTCGAACTTCTATCCGGACCATCTCGACCATATCGTCGGCGATACAGGCGTGGTTCCTGTTATCAACCAGATCGAGCTGCATCCGGACTTTCAGCAGAAAGCGGCGCAGGAAGCGCATAAGAAACTGAACATCGTCACGGAATCCTGGAGCCCGCTCGGCCAGGGCCGTTTCATTTCCAATCCGGTCATCGGTCAGATTGCTGCCAAGCACGGCAAGGCGCCGGCGCAGGTGATCATACGCTGGCACATCGATACCGGCCTCGTCGTTATTCCGAAGTCGGTGACGCCCTCGCGCATCGAGGAGAATTTCAACGTCTTCGATTTCAAGCTGGATGGCGAAGACATGGCCGCGATTGCCAAGCTCGATAGCGCCGGCGCTCGCATGGGTCCGGATCCGTACACGGCGACGTTCTAA
- the leuC gene encoding 3-isopropylmalate dehydratase large subunit, with the protein MSAPRTLYDKIWADHLVDEQPDGTCLLYIDRHLVHEVTSPQAFEGLRMTGRKVRAPEKTLAVVDHNVPTSADRHLGIKNEESRIQVEQLAKNAAEFNVEYYSENDKRQGIVHIIGPEQGFTLPGMTIVCGDSHTSTHGAFGSLAHGIGTSEVEHVLATQTLIQKKAKNMLVQVDGQLPAGVTAKDIVLAIIGEIGTAGGTGYVIEYAGEAIRALSMEGRMTICNMSIEGGARAGLIAPDEITFEYIKGKPRAPKGEALEQAIAYWKTLKSDEGAHFDRIVKLNAAELPPIVSWGSSPEDVVSVQGIVPNPDDIQDETKRASKWRALDYMGLKPGTPMTDISIDRVFIGSCTNGRIEDLRAVAKVVEGKTVASTVNAMIVPGSGLVKEQAEQEGLDKIFKAAGFDWREPGCSMCLAMNDDRLKPGERCASTSNRNFEGRQGFKGRTHLVSPAMAAAAAIAGHFVDIREWN; encoded by the coding sequence ATGAGCGCACCGCGTACCCTTTACGACAAGATCTGGGCCGACCATCTGGTCGACGAACAGCCTGACGGCACCTGTCTTCTCTATATCGACCGTCACCTGGTCCATGAAGTCACCTCGCCCCAGGCCTTCGAAGGCCTGCGCATGACCGGCCGCAAGGTTCGCGCGCCGGAAAAGACGCTTGCTGTCGTCGACCACAACGTTCCGACCTCTGCTGACCGCCATCTCGGCATCAAGAACGAGGAAAGCCGCATTCAGGTCGAGCAGCTCGCCAAGAATGCCGCTGAGTTCAACGTCGAATATTATTCCGAGAACGACAAGCGCCAGGGCATCGTCCACATCATTGGGCCGGAACAGGGCTTCACCCTGCCGGGCATGACGATCGTTTGCGGTGACAGCCACACCTCTACGCACGGCGCCTTCGGCTCGCTCGCTCACGGTATCGGCACGTCGGAAGTCGAGCACGTTCTCGCGACCCAGACGCTGATCCAGAAGAAGGCGAAGAACATGCTGGTGCAGGTCGACGGCCAGCTGCCGGCAGGCGTCACCGCCAAGGATATCGTCCTTGCCATCATCGGCGAGATCGGCACCGCAGGCGGCACCGGCTACGTCATCGAATATGCCGGCGAAGCAATCCGCGCGCTGTCGATGGAAGGCCGTATGACGATCTGCAACATGTCGATCGAGGGCGGCGCCCGCGCCGGCCTGATTGCGCCCGACGAGATCACCTTCGAATATATCAAGGGCAAGCCGCGTGCGCCCAAGGGCGAGGCGCTGGAACAGGCGATCGCCTACTGGAAGACGCTGAAGTCTGACGAAGGCGCCCATTTCGACCGTATCGTCAAGCTGAACGCTGCCGAGCTGCCGCCGATCGTCTCCTGGGGCTCATCCCCGGAAGACGTCGTCTCTGTACAGGGCATCGTTCCGAACCCGGACGATATCCAGGATGAGACAAAGCGCGCCTCCAAGTGGCGTGCGCTTGATTACATGGGCCTGAAGCCGGGCACGCCGATGACCGATATCAGCATCGACCGCGTCTTCATCGGCTCCTGCACCAACGGTCGCATCGAAGACCTGCGCGCTGTCGCCAAGGTCGTCGAGGGCAAGACCGTTGCCTCGACCGTCAACGCCATGATCGTTCCGGGCTCCGGCCTTGTGAAGGAACAGGCAGAGCAGGAAGGCCTCGACAAGATCTTCAAGGCCGCCGGTTTCGACTGGCGTGAACCGGGCTGCTCCATGTGCCTCGCCATGAACGACGACCGCCTGAAGCCGGGCGAGCGCTGCGCCTCGACCTCGAACCGCAACTTCGAGGGCCGTCAAGGCTTCAAGGGCCGCACCCATCTCGTCTCGCCGGCCATGGCCGCCGCAGCCGCAATCGCCGGCCACTTTGTTGACATCCGCGAGTGGAACTGA